One Candidatus Caldatribacterium sp. genomic window carries:
- a CDS encoding kinase/pyrophosphorylase: MLEFENQEAQGTSDDFNIFVISDGTGKTAFSVVQAALLQFELPRVNVLRFTHVRSEEEIYNIMDMVRVGKDIVVYTVVNEDLARVLRAEAANRSVIALDILGPIVEALKRVSLRKPRGIPGILQREESVAEYLEAIEYAMEKSTGFSVSNLDQADVVLLTVWYPHRDECILRLAEKGVKCGYIMLDPSLPLPVNFEEVVGKGAKPLIVGIDMDPQYLSELRLERIRALGLHCLVEKASPERVEEELAFARSVYERLSCPVIDITRLSVHDVVGKIFEQIKKKREEQA; encoded by the coding sequence GTGCTTGAGTTTGAGAACCAGGAAGCCCAGGGAACAAGTGACGATTTCAACATTTTTGTGATTTCTGATGGCACGGGAAAGACTGCATTTTCCGTTGTCCAGGCGGCGCTCCTGCAGTTTGAGCTTCCCCGCGTTAACGTTCTCCGCTTCACTCACGTGCGGAGCGAAGAGGAGATCTACAACATTATGGACATGGTGCGGGTTGGCAAGGACATCGTGGTGTACACGGTGGTGAATGAGGACCTTGCCCGGGTTCTTCGGGCTGAGGCTGCAAACCGGAGCGTCATTGCCCTTGATATTCTTGGGCCTATTGTTGAGGCTCTCAAGAGGGTGAGTCTTCGTAAACCCCGGGGAATTCCCGGGATTCTCCAGCGTGAGGAGAGCGTGGCAGAATACCTTGAAGCCATTGAGTACGCCATGGAGAAGAGCACCGGGTTCAGCGTTTCGAATCTCGATCAGGCTGATGTGGTCCTTCTCACCGTCTGGTACCCCCATCGGGATGAATGCATCTTGCGTCTTGCGGAAAAGGGTGTAAAATGCGGGTACATCATGCTTGACCCAAGCCTTCCCCTTCCGGTAAACTTTGAAGAAGTGGTGGGGAAGGGAGCAAAACCCCTAATCGTGGGTATCGACATGGACCCCCAGTACTTGAGTGAACTCCGCCTTGAACGAATCCGAGCTTTAGGATTGCATTGCCTTGTGGAGAAGGCGAGTCCCGAGCGGGTGGAGGAAGAACTCGCCTTTGCCCGATCGGTGTATGAGCGTCTTTCCTGTCCGGTTATTGACATTACCCGTCTTTCGGTTCACGACGTGGTGGGAAAGATTTTTGAACAAATCAAAAAGAAAAGGGAGGAACAGGCATGA
- a CDS encoding glycine--tRNA ligase subunit beta, protein MDKKDFLFEIGVEELPTSLIREIFAEVQDKFTEVLARFRIPYEDFRILGTPRRIALYVRGMGLFQEPVVREIKGPAKKVGMDEAGNLLPPAMAFAKAQGIAPEDLFVRETEKGTYIFGRKFEPGKSVREVLPEALSLFMHSLDFSRSMLWGEGDFRFVRPIRWLVALLGEEEIPFSIAGVSASRLSRGHRFLTPSSLPIPCAEEYERVLEEARVIVDPLKRRERIVEVLSLRSQEIGVYWLRDEELLEEVNFLVEYPDVLVGRFDEKYLALPSKLLITVMKHHQRYFAACDGDGNLRPFFFVVVNRPCDGAEKIVRGNERVLRARLEDALFFFEEDKKRKIEDWVMDLRGVVFQEDLGSMYEKTERLVELVTYLGEVLKRSEAEIALLRRAAFLSKADLVSSMVREFPELQGYMGRVYALLSGEREEVALAIEESYLPSPETTFGSILSLADKMDTIVSSFALGRIPTGSQDPLGLRRLAQSIVDILLLHRWYCPLPAWIAKNLELLESQGFTPRIEKPEEEVQRFLLGRLRSLLLEGGKHYSVIQAVFAAEPYDLYDVAQRVEFLNELFTKEREFLSEVVTGFTRAYNISRDFEGLEVEESLLLEEAEKALYQKLLDVEEGIRGALARGEYRKAFDLFSELLPFLNRFFDKVLVMCEDDRLRTNRLGLMKRIVHLFSRFANLSLIVIEEGVKSA, encoded by the coding sequence TTCGGGGGATGGGGCTTTTCCAGGAACCTGTGGTGCGAGAGATCAAAGGTCCGGCAAAGAAGGTCGGCATGGATGAGGCAGGGAACCTTTTGCCTCCGGCTATGGCCTTTGCCAAAGCCCAGGGCATTGCTCCTGAGGACCTCTTCGTTCGAGAGACTGAGAAAGGTACTTACATTTTCGGTCGGAAATTTGAACCTGGAAAATCGGTGAGAGAAGTCCTTCCTGAGGCCCTTTCTCTCTTTATGCATTCCCTTGATTTCTCCCGCTCCATGCTCTGGGGCGAGGGAGATTTCCGTTTCGTCCGCCCTATCCGCTGGCTCGTTGCCCTTCTTGGGGAAGAGGAGATCCCCTTCTCTATCGCAGGGGTTTCCGCTTCCCGCTTGAGCCGTGGGCACCGTTTCCTTACCCCTTCTTCCCTTCCCATACCCTGCGCCGAAGAGTACGAAAGGGTTCTCGAGGAGGCAAGGGTCATCGTTGATCCCTTGAAGCGGCGGGAGCGCATCGTTGAGGTTTTGTCCCTGCGCTCTCAGGAGATTGGAGTGTACTGGCTCCGGGACGAGGAACTTCTTGAGGAAGTGAATTTCCTTGTGGAGTATCCCGACGTCCTGGTGGGGAGATTCGATGAGAAGTACCTCGCTCTTCCTTCGAAGCTTTTGATCACGGTCATGAAACACCACCAGCGGTACTTTGCCGCCTGTGATGGAGATGGGAACCTCAGGCCCTTCTTCTTCGTCGTTGTGAATCGACCTTGTGACGGGGCGGAGAAAATCGTTCGGGGCAACGAGCGAGTGCTGCGTGCCCGTTTAGAGGACGCGCTCTTTTTCTTTGAGGAGGATAAGAAGCGGAAGATCGAGGATTGGGTTATGGATCTCCGGGGAGTGGTCTTCCAGGAAGATTTGGGGAGCATGTACGAGAAGACCGAGCGCCTTGTGGAACTCGTGACCTATCTCGGTGAGGTTCTCAAACGGAGTGAGGCTGAAATTGCCCTCTTGCGACGGGCGGCGTTCCTCTCAAAAGCCGACCTTGTCTCTTCCATGGTCCGGGAGTTTCCGGAACTCCAGGGGTACATGGGGAGAGTGTACGCCCTCCTTTCAGGGGAACGAGAGGAAGTCGCTCTGGCGATTGAGGAGAGTTACCTCCCTTCTCCGGAAACGACCTTTGGGAGCATTCTCTCCCTTGCGGATAAGATGGACACCATTGTTTCGAGTTTTGCCCTGGGGCGGATTCCCACGGGTTCTCAGGACCCCCTAGGATTGCGCCGCCTCGCCCAGAGCATCGTGGATATCCTTCTCCTCCACAGATGGTACTGTCCTCTACCGGCTTGGATTGCGAAAAACCTTGAGCTTCTCGAAAGCCAGGGCTTCACACCACGTATTGAGAAACCAGAGGAAGAGGTTCAGCGTTTTCTCTTGGGGCGGTTGCGGTCCCTCCTTCTTGAGGGTGGCAAGCACTATTCGGTGATTCAGGCGGTCTTTGCGGCAGAGCCTTATGACCTTTACGATGTGGCGCAACGCGTGGAATTCCTGAATGAGCTCTTCACGAAAGAGCGGGAGTTCCTTTCTGAAGTGGTTACAGGATTCACCAGAGCCTACAATATCTCCCGGGACTTCGAGGGCTTGGAGGTAGAGGAATCGCTCCTTTTGGAAGAAGCTGAGAAGGCTCTGTACCAGAAGCTCTTGGATGTTGAAGAGGGCATTCGAGGAGCCCTTGCCCGGGGAGAGTACCGAAAGGCTTTTGACCTCTTTTCTGAGCTTCTCCCGTTCTTGAACCGATTCTTTGACAAAGTCCTGGTGATGTGTGAGGATGACCGTCTTCGGACGAACCGCCTGGGTCTTATGAAACGGATTGTCCATCTCTTTTCGAGATTCGCCAACCTCTCGCTCATTGTGATTGAGGAGGGCGTAAAGAGTGCTTGA